Proteins encoded together in one candidate division WOR-3 bacterium window:
- a CDS encoding DUF6485 family protein — protein sequence MECSLKKNLSICTCTYEPCHRKGKCCECIAYHRQNNELPGCLFPPEAERTYNRSISYFIQTLQRKK from the coding sequence ATGGAATGCTCATTAAAGAAGAATCTTAGTATTTGCACCTGCACCTACGAACCTTGCCACCGAAAAGGCAAATGCTGTGAATGCATTGCCTATCACCGTCAGAACAACGAACTACCCGGCTGCCTTTTCCCACCCGAAGCCGAACGGACCTATAACCGCTCAATCAGTTATTTTATTCAAACCTTACAGAGAAAGAAATGA
- the gcvPA gene encoding aminomethyl-transferring glycine dehydrogenase subunit GcvPA, giving the protein MPISSSGPSIIKEMKFTPHTPEDIERILQKIGVKDVAALFDSIPEELKIKHPLHLPPPLSEPETIAELKKLADKNLGTDRLVCFAGGGAYDHYIPPVIDAIISRPEFYTAYTPYQAEVSQGTLQVIYEFQSLICRLFEMEVANASMYDCASALAETVHMARDITSRHKVIISGTVNPRYREVVTTYATGLNVPIQTLPYTAELTTDLNALEAAIDNDTAAVLIQHPNFFGYLEPVKHIAQTAHKNNALFVCAVDPIALGIINPPGAYNADIAVAEGQSLGIPLSFGGPYLGIFTTQRKYIRHMPGRIAARTTDVTGKTGYVLALQTREQHIRRERATSNICTNQALCALIATVFLTWAGREGIKEIARQCCAKTHYLADAINRIPNFTSLSNQKFVREFVVKTPVPAREIVKSGIEYGILPGVDLGSFNPEWENWLLITATEKRTRAELDHFVNFLKTFSH; this is encoded by the coding sequence ATGCCAATCTCGTCCAGCGGTCCCAGCATCATTAAAGAAATGAAGTTCACCCCTCACACCCCGGAAGACATCGAGCGTATCTTACAGAAGATTGGAGTTAAAGATGTCGCTGCGCTCTTTGACTCTATTCCCGAAGAACTAAAAATAAAACACCCTCTGCATCTGCCCCCGCCACTTTCTGAACCAGAAACAATTGCCGAACTCAAAAAACTCGCCGATAAAAATCTCGGCACCGACCGGCTGGTGTGCTTTGCCGGCGGCGGCGCTTACGACCATTACATTCCCCCGGTGATTGATGCCATCATTTCCCGACCCGAGTTCTATACCGCCTATACACCCTATCAAGCCGAAGTCAGTCAGGGTACCCTGCAGGTCATTTACGAGTTTCAGTCGCTCATCTGTCGGCTGTTCGAAATGGAGGTTGCCAACGCCTCAATGTACGACTGTGCCTCCGCGCTTGCTGAAACAGTTCATATGGCACGGGACATAACCAGCCGCCATAAAGTCATCATCTCCGGCACCGTCAACCCCCGCTATCGTGAAGTGGTTACCACTTACGCCACCGGCTTAAACGTACCGATTCAAACGCTACCCTACACTGCTGAACTCACTACCGACCTCAACGCGCTTGAAGCCGCGATTGATAACGATACCGCCGCAGTTCTGATTCAACATCCCAACTTCTTTGGCTACCTTGAACCGGTCAAACATATCGCCCAAACTGCTCATAAAAATAACGCCCTGTTCGTCTGCGCTGTGGACCCAATCGCTCTGGGCATCATCAATCCACCTGGTGCCTATAACGCCGACATCGCCGTTGCTGAGGGCCAAAGTTTGGGCATTCCTTTATCTTTCGGTGGTCCGTATCTCGGTATCTTCACCACTCAGAGAAAGTACATTCGCCATATGCCGGGCAGAATTGCGGCAAGGACGACCGATGTTACTGGTAAAACAGGCTATGTTCTGGCGTTGCAGACCCGGGAGCAACACATCCGCCGGGAACGTGCCACCTCCAACATCTGTACCAACCAGGCGTTATGTGCCCTGATCGCCACCGTTTTTTTGACCTGGGCAGGACGAGAAGGTATAAAAGAAATTGCAAGACAGTGCTGTGCCAAAACCCATTACCTCGCCGATGCCATCAATCGCATTCCTAATTTTACATCTTTGAGTAACCAGAAGTTCGTCCGGGAATTTGTGGTCAAAACACCGGTTCCCGCCCGGGAGATTGTAAAATCGGGCATCGAGTACGGTATCCTTCCCGGTGTGGACCTGGGGAGTTTCAACCCTGAATGGGAAAACTGGCTTTTAATAACCGCAACCGAAAAACGCACCCGGGCTGAACTTGACCATTTCGTTAATTTCCTTAAAACTTTTAGTCACTGA
- the gcvH gene encoding glycine cleavage system protein GcvH produces MSTIPSDLKYTKTHEWVRVEGDTALVGITDFAQQELSDIVYVEITALGKKVKQSEPIGFIEAVKATSDIYAPLSGEIIEANPQINKKEGDAPAMVNRDPYGLGWLCKIKITNPDELASLLDHEAYANLVQRSQHH; encoded by the coding sequence ATGTCAACGATTCCGTCTGATTTGAAATACACCAAAACCCACGAGTGGGTGCGAGTAGAGGGCGACACCGCGCTCGTCGGCATCACCGATTTTGCCCAGCAGGAACTTTCCGATATTGTCTATGTGGAAATCACTGCTTTAGGCAAAAAGGTAAAACAGAGCGAGCCTATCGGTTTTATTGAAGCGGTCAAGGCGACATCAGACATCTATGCGCCTCTATCAGGGGAAATCATCGAAGCCAACCCCCAGATTAATAAAAAAGAGGGAGATGCACCGGCAATGGTCAACCGCGACCCTTATGGTCTTGGCTGGCTGTGCAAGATAAAAATCACCAATCCTGATGAGCTGGCATCACTTCTTGACCACGAAGCCTATGCCAATCTCGTCCAGCGGTCCCAGCATCATTAA
- the gcvT gene encoding glycine cleavage system aminomethyltransferase GcvT → MSKTTPFYPRHLAAGGKMVEFAGYQLPIQFRGIIPEHHRVRTTVGVFDVSHMGRIKVWGRDALQFINQMTTNDASNLAVNQAQYSVMCYPDGGIVDDLVIYRLPDHYLLVVNGANNEKDTAWLREHLTGDVRLENVTTEVAQLAIQGPKSEACLQKISSIDLSPIGFYWAAEGTVAGVNVLISRTGYTGEDGFELYIPAEQALKVWDAVMAAGKEFEIEPIGLGARDTLRLEMKYCLYGNDIDQTTNPLEAGLGFVVKLDKPGGFIGVDVLQQVAREKPRRRLVCLETENRAIPRPKLTVYANGDPVGFVTSGTLSPSLNKGIALAYVQREFASVGNKLTIELRGTRHQVVVVAPPFYKHGSRKK, encoded by the coding sequence ATGAGTAAAACAACGCCTTTTTATCCTCGGCATCTTGCCGCCGGTGGCAAAATGGTGGAGTTTGCCGGTTATCAACTCCCCATTCAATTTCGGGGTATAATTCCTGAACACCACAGGGTTAGAACCACAGTTGGCGTTTTTGATGTGTCCCATATGGGCAGAATTAAAGTCTGGGGCAGGGACGCGTTACAATTTATCAACCAAATGACCACCAACGACGCCTCCAACCTCGCAGTAAACCAAGCCCAGTACTCAGTTATGTGCTACCCTGATGGCGGTATCGTCGATGACCTGGTGATTTATCGTTTGCCCGACCATTACCTCCTTGTTGTCAACGGCGCCAACAATGAAAAAGACACCGCCTGGTTAAGAGAACATCTCACCGGCGATGTCCGGTTGGAAAATGTTACCACCGAAGTTGCTCAGCTGGCGATTCAGGGTCCCAAAAGCGAAGCCTGCTTGCAAAAAATTTCTTCTATCGACCTATCGCCCATCGGATTTTACTGGGCGGCAGAAGGAACTGTCGCTGGTGTCAATGTCCTGATTTCCCGAACCGGTTATACGGGAGAAGATGGATTTGAACTCTACATCCCGGCAGAGCAGGCGCTCAAGGTATGGGATGCAGTTATGGCTGCTGGTAAGGAATTTGAAATTGAACCTATCGGTCTTGGTGCCCGTGACACGCTGCGCCTGGAGATGAAGTACTGCCTTTACGGCAATGACATCGACCAGACCACAAACCCGCTTGAAGCAGGCTTGGGATTTGTTGTCAAACTGGACAAACCAGGTGGATTTATTGGGGTTGATGTTCTACAACAAGTTGCCCGAGAAAAACCGCGGCGCCGGCTTGTCTGTCTTGAGACGGAAAATCGGGCAATACCGCGACCGAAACTCACCGTCTACGCCAATGGTGACCCGGTCGGATTTGTAACTTCTGGTACCCTCTCGCCATCCCTAAATAAAGGAATTGCCCTGGCTTATGTGCAACGGGAATTTGCCAGCGTCGGCAACAAACTGACGATTGAACTCCGGGGAACCCGGCACCAAGTTGTCGTCGTCGCGCCACCTTTTTATAAACATGGCTCAAGAAAAAAGTAA
- the queD gene encoding 6-carboxytetrahydropterin synthase QueD, giving the protein MWTVRVVRHFSAAHFLRGQNGRCENMHGHNYRVEVTVGANQLTPPGMVVDFIELRSAVDSILPDHQLLNEVYDFPPTAENLAKHFYDELKKIYPVNRVTVWENENCCADYFED; this is encoded by the coding sequence ATGTGGACGGTAAGAGTGGTGCGTCATTTCAGTGCCGCTCACTTTTTACGCGGTCAGAACGGCAGATGTGAAAATATGCACGGTCACAATTATCGGGTTGAAGTAACGGTCGGCGCAAACCAGTTAACACCGCCCGGTATGGTGGTTGATTTCATCGAATTGCGCTCGGCGGTTGATTCAATTCTTCCCGACCATCAATTGTTAAATGAGGTGTACGACTTTCCGCCCACTGCGGAAAATCTCGCCAAACATTTTTACGATGAGTTAAAGAAAATTTATCCCGTCAATCGTGTTACCGTGTGGGAAAACGAAAACTGTTGTGCCGATTATTTTGAAGATTAA
- a CDS encoding S8 family peptidase: protein MGHILIIILLNFFPRPEYPAVTTDDIQRLFALKAIYQNVIEQPFEDSSLKNQPEPIPGRFVIGFESGAELNIIRKLYLPSAEVKIIDTSARFLVIETPVDVPLQNIKQQLSGTAGVRFVEPDYPARALFLPNDPMFLSNQWDKWVMYADQAWDVVRGGTVKVAVVDNGVDYTHYDLARNFQANELGYDYVNQDNDPKPDNPNLPNAFHGTHVAGIIGAVTDNLIGVAGWAQVQLLAVRVLNDSGNGNLTNVALGIRWAVDHNARIINLSLGGDATTTPLNEACNYALSRGAILIAAAGNDGRANVSYPARLSSCVCVGATDEMSGLASFSNYGTEQEVVAPGVTIYSTAPGNSYLVASGTSMSCPEVSGVAALILALNPTLTPNEVRAILAASAIDMGTPGKDNRFGYGMVNAARTLQLTQLYTGSKPINPALTGFQYREVKDSISGKTIFTRTELTLPEGVQTFEIFDPCGKRVCPINQFQSKITLSQPGIYYLTLYPENRNRYTIKIINTR, encoded by the coding sequence ATGGGACATATCTTAATTATTATTCTGCTCAACTTTTTCCCGAGGCCCGAATATCCGGCAGTTACCACCGATGACATACAGCGGTTGTTTGCTTTAAAAGCCATCTACCAGAACGTTATTGAACAGCCGTTCGAAGACAGCTCGCTAAAGAATCAACCCGAACCCATCCCGGGCCGCTTTGTAATCGGTTTTGAATCCGGTGCTGAACTAAACATCATTCGCAAACTTTACCTCCCTAGTGCTGAGGTAAAAATCATTGACACATCAGCCCGATTCCTGGTGATTGAAACACCCGTTGATGTCCCGCTCCAAAATATAAAACAACAATTAAGCGGAACTGCCGGTGTCAGATTTGTAGAACCTGACTATCCTGCCCGCGCTCTGTTTCTACCAAACGACCCGATGTTTTTGAGTAACCAGTGGGACAAATGGGTTATGTATGCCGACCAGGCGTGGGATGTAGTTAGAGGCGGCACAGTTAAGGTTGCGGTTGTTGACAACGGTGTTGACTACACCCATTACGACCTTGCCCGGAACTTCCAGGCAAACGAATTGGGCTATGACTATGTGAACCAGGACAACGACCCGAAACCGGACAACCCCAATTTACCCAATGCCTTTCACGGCACCCATGTCGCGGGAATAATTGGCGCGGTCACTGATAACCTCATCGGTGTGGCGGGTTGGGCGCAGGTCCAGCTCCTTGCGGTGCGGGTTCTCAACGATTCGGGTAACGGGAATCTCACCAATGTCGCTCTCGGTATTCGCTGGGCGGTAGACCATAATGCCCGCATAATAAATCTGAGTTTAGGAGGCGACGCCACCACCACCCCACTAAATGAGGCTTGCAACTATGCCCTTTCCCGGGGAGCGATTTTAATCGCCGCTGCCGGAAACGATGGTCGTGCGAATGTGTCCTATCCCGCACGATTAAGCAGTTGTGTCTGTGTTGGGGCAACCGATGAGATGTCAGGACTGGCATCATTTTCTAACTATGGAACCGAACAGGAGGTTGTTGCACCTGGTGTAACGATATATTCTACTGCCCCGGGCAACAGTTATCTGGTTGCCAGCGGCACTTCGATGTCCTGCCCCGAAGTTAGCGGCGTCGCCGCGCTTATCCTCGCGCTTAATCCCACCCTTACCCCAAATGAAGTACGAGCCATCCTTGCGGCAAGTGCTATTGATATGGGTACACCAGGAAAGGACAACCGGTTCGGCTACGGTATGGTAAATGCGGCACGCACCTTACAACTGACGCAACTTTACACCGGTTCAAAACCGATTAACCCGGCTCTGACCGGTTTCCAATACCGTGAAGTCAAAGATTCCATTTCGGGTAAAACAATTTTCACCAGAACTGAATTGACCCTGCCGGAAGGGGTACAAACTTTTGAAATTTTTGACCCTTGCGGGAAAAGAGTTTGCCCCATCAACCAATTTCAATCAAAAATCACCCTGTCTCAGCCCGGAATTTATTACCTGACTCTTTATCCTGAAAATCGAAACCGGTACACAATCAAAATAATAAATACCCGTTAA
- a CDS encoding Ig-like domain-containing protein — protein sequence MKFRYLVALLLLGTGCDLLLTLDRTPPVCVIHSPADSSTVSGIVEISAEAFDSVGVAAIEFYADGTLFAKESSEQATVQWDTRQLTEGTWHQLFCIATDLSGNKGYSDTVNVKIAAIEQRNVFHGQFTLPDRYYQWVEFDAVSGETLIGDARTATSGTISRFLILDQENFNRFRANQSCTPLYERQNSREVSLSYNFSSSGTFYLVFFNTTGTTQTYWARFLIK from the coding sequence ATGAAATTTAGATACCTTGTCGCGCTGCTCTTGCTCGGCACGGGATGCGACCTGCTGCTCACGCTCGACCGAACGCCGCCCGTGTGCGTCATTCACTCACCAGCAGACTCCAGCACGGTAAGCGGTATCGTTGAAATTTCGGCTGAGGCTTTTGATTCGGTTGGGGTTGCGGCAATCGAGTTCTACGCCGATGGCACCCTTTTTGCGAAAGAGAGTAGCGAGCAGGCAACGGTGCAATGGGACACCAGGCAGTTAACTGAAGGAACCTGGCATCAACTTTTTTGTATCGCCACCGACCTTTCCGGAAACAAAGGTTACAGCGACACGGTTAATGTCAAAATCGCCGCGATTGAACAGCGCAATGTGTTTCATGGTCAGTTCACCCTTCCCGACCGTTACTACCAATGGGTGGAGTTTGATGCTGTGAGCGGCGAAACCCTTATTGGCGACGCCCGCACCGCAACCAGCGGCACAATAAGCCGTTTCCTCATTCTTGACCAGGAGAACTTCAACCGTTTCCGTGCCAATCAATCCTGCACCCCGCTTTATGAAAGACAGAACAGCCGCGAAGTCAGCCTGTCTTACAATTTTTCCTCTTCGGGCACATTTTACCTTGTGTTTTTCAATACCACCGGTACCACCCAAACCTACTGGGCAAGATTTCTAATTAAATAG
- a CDS encoding MBL fold metallo-hydrolase has product MRVQFWGGVQTVTGSQHILKSGKHQLLLECGLFQGHRQEAEEINRHLPFKATNVNWCAASHAHIDHIGNLPNLVKNGFKGPILMTKPSVALARLLLLDSAKIQESDIRYLNKKRRASGEKPKEPIYTTEDATDAIARLEGVDYAQPRQLGPFTLVFHDAGHILGSALIDIKAEGQRVLFTGDLGRKKMPIIRDPVQVAAVDCLIMEATYGNRQHAPYEDVAQHLATIVNRVVNRGGRIIIPAFAVERAQEIVYHLKLLREQNAIPDIPVFVDSPLASRVTEVFRNNSAYFDPETQNLMDDAGGPFDFPGLRYIDDAEESKKLNYHTEPCIIIAPSGMCEAGRVLHHLKHSIGNPNNLILIVSFQAQHTLGRRIAEHQPVVKILGEEYELRAEVEVMDEFSAHADRNGLLNYVRNINLQKLKKIFLVHAEPEAAAALRAELMEMGVPEVLIPAKGDEYEI; this is encoded by the coding sequence GTGAGAGTCCAGTTCTGGGGTGGTGTTCAGACCGTAACCGGTTCCCAACACATCCTGAAATCGGGCAAACACCAGTTACTTCTGGAATGTGGTCTGTTTCAGGGACATCGTCAGGAGGCGGAAGAGATAAATCGCCATCTGCCGTTTAAAGCGACAAATGTCAACTGGTGCGCCGCCAGTCACGCCCATATTGACCACATCGGCAATTTGCCCAATCTGGTGAAGAACGGGTTTAAAGGGCCAATTTTAATGACCAAACCGAGCGTTGCCCTTGCCCGACTGCTGTTACTTGACTCGGCAAAAATCCAGGAATCCGATATCCGTTACCTAAATAAAAAGCGCCGGGCAAGCGGTGAAAAACCAAAGGAACCTATTTATACAACAGAAGATGCGACCGACGCCATTGCCCGTCTTGAAGGTGTCGACTACGCCCAGCCCCGGCAACTTGGTCCATTCACGCTCGTTTTTCACGATGCCGGACACATCCTTGGCTCGGCACTGATTGACATCAAAGCCGAAGGCCAGCGGGTTCTCTTTACCGGAGATTTAGGTCGCAAGAAGATGCCCATCATCCGTGACCCGGTGCAGGTTGCTGCGGTTGACTGTTTGATAATGGAAGCAACTTATGGAAATCGACAGCATGCACCTTACGAGGATGTTGCCCAACATCTCGCCACAATTGTTAACCGGGTTGTCAACCGCGGCGGCAGAATTATCATTCCGGCATTTGCCGTGGAACGGGCGCAAGAAATCGTCTATCATCTTAAACTTCTCCGCGAACAAAACGCCATTCCCGACATCCCGGTATTCGTTGACAGCCCGCTGGCAAGCCGGGTCACCGAAGTTTTCCGCAACAATAGCGCCTACTTCGACCCCGAAACCCAGAATTTAATGGACGATGCTGGCGGACCTTTTGACTTTCCCGGGCTGCGTTACATCGACGACGCCGAGGAGTCCAAGAAGTTGAATTACCACACCGAACCCTGCATCATCATTGCTCCTTCCGGAATGTGCGAGGCGGGCAGGGTGCTGCACCACTTAAAACACAGCATCGGCAATCCCAACAATCTGATACTGATTGTTTCTTTTCAGGCACAGCACACCCTCGGCAGGCGTATCGCTGAACACCAGCCGGTGGTAAAAATCTTAGGCGAGGAGTACGAACTGCGGGCAGAAGTTGAGGTGATGGATGAGTTCAGCGCCCATGCCGACCGCAACGGACTCCTGAATTATGTGCGCAATATCAACCTCCAAAAACTGAAGAAGATTTTCCTGGTCCATGCCGAACCCGAAGCCGCGGCAGCACTTCGCGCGGAACTTATGGAAATGGGCGTCCCCGAAGTTTTGATTCCCGCCAAGGGCGATGAGTATGAAATTTAG
- a CDS encoding deoxyribonuclease IV: protein MRFGFHISIAGGFANVTTRALELGCDTIQLFTRSPRGWAITKLQEDDVAKFKTDIKKADIYPVFAHAAYLPNLAAADSTVRKRSIENIAEELRRCDFLGIEFLVAHVGKAMGDDEQRALRRVVDNINFIFERVPNRVKILLENTAGMGSEIGYRFEDIGAIIDRVEQKDRIGVTLDTAHSFEAGYEWRTKEGIDQTLRQFDRAIGFGKLYLLHLNDSKTAFNSRVDRHWHIGKGEIGINGFREIVNHPLLKNLPGIMETPRTSSKEDLENMRTIRSLVK, encoded by the coding sequence ATGCGTTTCGGTTTTCACATCTCCATCGCCGGTGGTTTTGCCAATGTTACGACCCGAGCGTTAGAACTGGGTTGCGATACCATCCAGTTGTTTACCCGTTCTCCGCGCGGCTGGGCAATTACTAAACTCCAGGAAGATGATGTTGCAAAGTTTAAAACCGATATCAAAAAAGCGGACATTTACCCGGTTTTTGCTCATGCCGCCTATTTGCCCAACCTTGCCGCCGCAGATTCAACAGTTAGAAAACGGTCGATTGAAAACATTGCTGAGGAATTACGACGCTGCGACTTCCTCGGGATTGAGTTTCTCGTCGCCCATGTTGGCAAGGCGATGGGTGACGACGAGCAGCGTGCACTGCGCCGGGTTGTTGACAACATCAACTTCATTTTCGAGCGCGTGCCCAATCGGGTAAAAATCCTTCTGGAGAACACCGCGGGAATGGGCTCGGAGATTGGTTACCGTTTTGAGGATATTGGTGCGATTATCGACCGGGTGGAACAGAAGGACCGAATCGGCGTAACCCTTGACACCGCCCATTCATTTGAAGCCGGTTACGAGTGGCGCACGAAAGAAGGTATTGACCAAACCCTCCGTCAGTTTGACCGGGCGATTGGATTTGGCAAACTGTATTTGCTCCATTTGAACGATTCCAAAACCGCTTTCAACTCCCGGGTGGACCGGCACTGGCACATCGGCAAGGGTGAAATCGGCATTAACGGCTTCCGGGAAATCGTCAATCATCCTTTGCTGAAAAACCTGCCCGGAATAATGGAGACGCCGCGTACCTCATCTAAAGAGGACTTGGAAAATATGCGCACCATCCGGAGTCTGGTAAAGTGA